In Pleurocapsa sp. PCC 7319, the following are encoded in one genomic region:
- a CDS encoding mannosyl-3-phosphoglycerate phosphatase, with product MSLIIFTNLDILLPPLEEQNYESVISVIQELKHKNIPLILITDNTRAEITSLSQKIGLNDPLIVEQGSGIFIPQDNHLLITSETTKVDDYHLYQLGCTYTEARAALKAVQEEIGKILRGFGDLDEEDIQPLIGSSLAMARRAKAREFSEYFLTPNRIAIQELRQVATEYGFKIIFGDRLSLIMGQGADPKKAVQWLIQNYQTVSQDKLTPVGLGQIDGNVAEALDTLTLVDVPKNQDWQTDFISAWVKSIRQICQDYHD from the coding sequence ATGTCTTTAATTATTTTTACTAATCTTGATATACTACTACCGCCACTGGAAGAGCAAAATTATGAGTCAGTTATCTCAGTGATTCAAGAATTGAAGCACAAAAATATTCCTTTAATTCTTATAACTGATAACACTCGTGCAGAAATAACCAGCTTATCGCAGAAAATTGGTTTAAATGACCCTTTAATAGTAGAGCAAGGTAGCGGTATTTTTATTCCTCAAGATAACCATCTTCTTATAACTTCAGAAACTACTAAAGTAGATGATTATCATCTTTATCAGCTGGGATGCACCTATACTGAAGCCAGGGCAGCTTTGAAAGCTGTACAGGAAGAAATAGGCAAAATCTTGCGTGGTTTTGGCGATCTGGATGAAGAGGATATTCAACCATTAATTGGCTCATCATTAGCTATGGCCCGTCGAGCTAAAGCTAGAGAATTTAGTGAGTATTTTTTAACCCCCAATCGAATTGCAATTCAAGAACTACGACAAGTAGCCACTGAATATGGTTTCAAAATAATATTTGGCGACAGATTATCCTTAATCATGGGTCAAGGGGCAGACCCCAAAAAAGCAGTACAGTGGTTAATCCAGAATTATCAAACCGTCTCCCAGGATAAACTCACTCCCGTTGGTTTAGGTCAGATAGATGGAAATGTAGCAGAGGCTTTAGATACGCTAACTTTAGTCGATGTTCCGAAAAACCAAGACTGGCAAACTGATTTTATTTCAGCTTGGGTCAAATCAATCAGACAAATTTGTCAAGACTATCATGATTAA
- the sodN gene encoding superoxide dismutase, Ni, whose protein sequence is MLKQIITQIKNFFPAPKVHAHCDGPCGVYDPSSARIAAEAVVSMTKKILELEHPDIGNKSAMIGYHNTLSRFVAIKEEQAQITKDELLILWTDYFKPVHLEQYPDLHDTFWKAAKLCSACKVEVSSQHANELMDAVQKIHEMFWATKGRDVNWYKAS, encoded by the coding sequence ATGCTGAAACAAATTATTACCCAGATCAAAAATTTCTTTCCTGCACCAAAAGTTCATGCACATTGTGATGGTCCTTGCGGTGTTTACGATCCCTCTTCGGCTCGTATTGCTGCTGAAGCTGTAGTTTCGATGACTAAAAAGATTCTTGAACTAGAGCATCCAGACATTGGCAACAAGTCAGCGATGATTGGATATCATAATACTTTATCTCGCTTTGTCGCTATTAAAGAAGAGCAAGCGCAAATCACTAAAGATGAGCTTTTAATTCTATGGACAGACTATTTTAAACCTGTCCATCTTGAACAATATCCCGATCTTCACGATACTTTTTGGAAAGCGGCTAAACTTTGTTCTGCCTGTAAAGTAGAAGTTAGTTCTCAACACGCAAATGAATTAATGGATGCAGTACAAAAAATTCATGAAATGTTCTGGGCAACTAAAGGACGTGATGTTAACTGGTACAAAGCTAGCTAA
- a CDS encoding ABC transporter substrate-binding protein, which yields MKYLKSDRPLLNNKANRLSSSIILTIACLSTSLFLVACQGGDPSGEQTGGNEQSNAGSGKGLKLGTLAPTTGDLSSIGQNWPAAVKLAVDTINECGGVNEAPVSLISEDSQTEPSAGSSAMTKLAEVDRVAGVVGAFASSVSGAAVDVAVRNKVMMVSPGSTSPVFTERAQNDEFNGYWARTAPPDTYQSQALATLAKKQGFNKVSTVAINNDYGVGFEKQFVTAFKDQGGNIVGKPVRHDPKAATLDSEAKAAFGSKPDAVAAVLYAETGSVLLKSAFEQGLTDNVTVLLTDGVYSDDFVRQVGKTADGKSIIAGALGTVPGANGKALADFTALWNEKVKKELTAYVPHNWDATVLMMLAAEASDANTGEGIKSKILEVANAPGTEVTDACQAMELVRKGEDINFQGASGNVDIDENGDVVGSYDVWQVGEDGTLSVIDNVSPTGAN from the coding sequence ATGAAATATCTTAAAAGCGATCGCCCCTTGCTCAATAATAAAGCTAATCGTCTTTCTTCTAGCATTATATTGACCATAGCTTGTTTAAGTACAAGTTTATTTCTAGTAGCTTGTCAAGGTGGAGATCCTTCAGGAGAGCAAACTGGAGGTAATGAACAATCAAATGCAGGTTCAGGAAAAGGACTTAAATTAGGTACTTTAGCTCCAACCACAGGTGATCTTTCTTCAATTGGTCAAAATTGGCCTGCCGCTGTTAAGCTTGCCGTAGATACGATTAATGAATGTGGTGGCGTTAATGAAGCTCCTGTCAGCCTGATTAGCGAAGATAGCCAGACTGAACCCAGTGCAGGTAGTAGTGCGATGACTAAACTAGCAGAAGTGGATCGAGTTGCAGGGGTAGTAGGAGCTTTTGCCAGTAGTGTTTCTGGGGCTGCCGTAGACGTAGCAGTACGTAACAAAGTGATGATGGTGTCTCCTGGTAGCACTAGCCCAGTATTTACCGAACGAGCGCAAAATGATGAATTTAATGGTTATTGGGCGCGTACTGCGCCACCAGATACCTATCAATCTCAGGCATTAGCAACCCTGGCAAAAAAGCAAGGATTTAACAAAGTCTCTACTGTAGCGATCAACAACGATTATGGGGTGGGATTTGAAAAACAGTTCGTAACAGCATTTAAAGATCAAGGGGGAAATATTGTTGGTAAACCAGTCCGTCACGATCCCAAAGCAGCAACTCTAGATAGTGAGGCTAAAGCAGCTTTTGGTAGTAAGCCCGATGCAGTGGCAGCGGTTTTATATGCGGAGACTGGTAGTGTTCTGTTAAAATCTGCCTTTGAGCAAGGACTAACCGATAACGTGACCGTTTTATTAACGGACGGCGTTTACTCCGATGATTTTGTGAGACAAGTAGGCAAAACTGCTGATGGTAAATCAATTATTGCCGGAGCCTTGGGGACTGTTCCTGGAGCAAACGGAAAGGCATTAGCAGATTTTACGGCTCTGTGGAACGAAAAGGTTAAGAAGGAATTAACTGCCTATGTTCCTCACAATTGGGATGCCACAGTATTAATGATGTTGGCGGCAGAAGCTAGCGATGCCAATACAGGAGAAGGGATTAAAAGTAAAATTTTAGAAGTAGCAAATGCTCCAGGTACAGAAGTCACTGACGCTTGTCAGGCAATGGAGCTAGTCCGTAAGGGAGAGGATATTAATTTTCAGGGAGCGAGTGGGAATGTAGATATTGATGAAAATGGCGATGTTGTCGGTAGTTATGATGTATGGCAAGTAGGCGAAGATGGTACTTTAAGCGTGATTGATAACGTCAGTCCTACAGGTGCAAATTAA
- a CDS encoding glutathione S-transferase family protein, translating to MLQFYYSRLSINARRVWVTLLEKKLEFEPILLKLNGDQFQPDFLKLNPFHHIPVLVDEDFKIFESLAILDYLEAKYPSPSFMPTAAQDIAKVRMIELVTVNEFPPASIVLMKEMLDVTVEDKKIEQAKQTMATVLKYFDNNLTENSLYFLGEQLTYADIVAGTAVDALPNLGISLEPYPQVTKWVENLRQRPSWQQTVPSPEEIEKSKAVMKAILQKR from the coding sequence ATGTTGCAATTCTACTATTCTCGTCTTTCGATTAATGCGCGTCGTGTGTGGGTAACTCTTTTAGAAAAAAAATTAGAGTTTGAGCCAATCCTGCTAAAACTTAATGGCGATCAATTTCAACCAGATTTTTTAAAGTTAAACCCTTTTCATCATATTCCTGTCTTAGTAGACGAAGACTTTAAAATCTTTGAATCCTTGGCGATTCTCGATTACCTTGAGGCTAAATATCCCAGTCCTTCTTTTATGCCTACCGCTGCTCAAGATATTGCCAAAGTTCGCATGATTGAATTAGTAACCGTAAATGAATTTCCCCCTGCTTCTATTGTGCTGATGAAAGAGATGCTAGATGTAACCGTTGAAGATAAAAAGATTGAGCAAGCCAAGCAAACTATGGCAACAGTATTAAAATATTTTGATAATAACTTAACTGAGAATAGTCTCTATTTTCTGGGCGAACAATTAACCTATGCTGATATTGTTGCTGGAACAGCGGTTGATGCCCTTCCTAACCTGGGAATCAGCCTAGAACCATATCCCCAAGTGACTAAATGGGTCGAAAATCTCAGACAACGTCCTAGTTGGCAACAAACTGTACCTTCTCCAGAAGAGATTGAAAAATCTAAAGCCGTTATGAAAGCAATTTTACAAAAGCGGTAA
- a CDS encoding iron uptake porin, with translation MPKILGKFKQIMPVFAIHFCLMSSLEAIALPAVKTHNFNRQDKSPPYVLQRQEIFGNSFLLQTTPIKYFLSQINSVQELQDVKPTDWSYDALQVLIERYGCISGFPDQSFRGEQTISRAEFVAGLNACLNTIEAIIANSDRIPQTDIDTIIRLSQEFQSDLAILQGRTDGSQARLEDLEATQFSTTSKLQGEVIFGLGSVLSSKSESNTVLGSRLRLELETSFSGQDLLFTRLSRSDFSGFSEELGTLQGNLAFAEPENNDLQLEVLQYIFNVGSKVDFIVGATGTTADDIAETISVLDGEGGSGSISLFGTRNPIYYPPGDAGLGIIHRPVDQIKISAGYLASNANESSLGSGLFDGPYSALGQITISPRENFSLAATYIHSYNQSDLETGTNRANLQSLTAELFDEEVSTVSNSYGLEMSWAISDRIVLGGWGGLSKVSNLSTLNQQIDRGTQDIWNWAATLALPDLGKEGSLGGIVVGMEPTVTNSTINTENLDEDSDRSLHLEAFYQYQVNDNIAVTPGVVWITKPDSDPQNSDDLVIGTIRTTFSF, from the coding sequence ATGCCCAAAATTTTGGGGAAATTCAAGCAAATAATGCCTGTATTTGCTATACATTTCTGTTTAATGTCAAGCTTAGAAGCGATCGCATTACCAGCAGTCAAGACCCATAATTTTAATCGGCAAGATAAATCCCCACCATATGTTTTGCAGAGACAAGAAATTTTTGGTAACAGTTTTCTGCTTCAAACAACGCCCATAAAATATTTTTTGTCTCAGATAAATAGTGTTCAAGAATTGCAAGACGTAAAGCCAACCGATTGGTCTTATGACGCATTACAAGTTTTGATTGAACGTTATGGTTGCATTAGTGGGTTTCCCGATCAATCTTTTCGCGGGGAACAAACAATTTCTCGCGCAGAATTTGTTGCCGGTTTAAATGCTTGTCTCAATACAATTGAAGCTATTATTGCCAATTCCGATCGTATTCCGCAAACAGATATTGATACTATTATACGATTATCGCAGGAGTTTCAGTCAGATTTGGCTATACTCCAAGGGAGAACAGATGGCTCGCAAGCACGATTAGAAGACTTAGAAGCAACTCAATTTTCTACTACCAGCAAGCTTCAAGGGGAAGTTATCTTTGGTTTAGGCAGTGTTTTATCTAGTAAGTCAGAAAGTAACACTGTTTTGGGCAGCAGATTAAGACTGGAGCTGGAAACGAGCTTTAGTGGTCAAGATTTACTATTTACCAGGTTATCTCGCTCTGATTTTTCAGGTTTTTCCGAAGAGCTAGGAACTTTACAGGGTAATTTGGCGTTTGCAGAACCGGAAAACAACGATCTGCAGCTAGAAGTGTTGCAGTATATTTTTAATGTGGGCAGTAAGGTCGATTTCATTGTCGGGGCAACAGGAACAACTGCTGATGATATTGCTGAAACCATAAGCGTTCTGGATGGAGAAGGAGGCTCAGGATCTATTTCACTTTTTGGTACCCGTAACCCGATTTACTATCCTCCAGGGGATGCAGGGTTAGGAATTATCCATCGTCCCGTAGACCAAATTAAGATTAGTGCTGGTTATTTGGCTTCTAATGCTAATGAATCAAGTTTGGGAAGTGGTCTATTTGATGGTCCTTACAGTGCGTTAGGGCAAATTACGATTAGTCCCAGAGAAAACTTTAGTTTGGCTGCTACCTATATTCATAGTTACAATCAAAGCGATCTCGAAACCGGAACTAATCGCGCAAATTTACAGTCGCTAACCGCCGAGTTATTTGATGAAGAGGTATCTACCGTTAGTAATTCCTATGGCTTGGAAATGTCTTGGGCAATCAGCGATCGCATCGTACTAGGCGGTTGGGGTGGATTAAGTAAGGTCAGTAATTTGTCTACTCTCAATCAGCAGATTGATCGTGGTACCCAAGATATCTGGAATTGGGCAGCAACCTTAGCACTACCTGATTTAGGCAAAGAAGGAAGCCTAGGAGGAATAGTTGTGGGCATGGAACCCACTGTGACTAATTCCACGATCAATACAGAGAATCTAGATGAAGACAGCGATCGCTCTTTACATCTAGAGGCATTTTATCAATATCAAGTCAATGACAATATTGCCGTTACTCCTGGGGTAGTTTGGATTACGAAACCTGATAGTGATCCGCAAAATTCTGATGATCTAGTGATCGGTACTATTCGCACTACTTTTAGTTTTTAG
- a CDS encoding Calx-beta domain-containing protein, whose product MVRERKPMVNPGIISIDLEALRINEAAQEAIIPIIRTEGSDGTVLVDYSINDGTATGENDFAATSETLTFAPGETSKEIVVPILNDTIPETDETFNIAIGNSVGAELGGIRTAIITIEDNDETDLDTISFSQGEYNFGEEQGEASISLTRTGDTNQTVSVDYTTEDDYARSGTDYTTVSGTLTFGSGETSKTFIVPLLDDNLPELNESLNLTLSNPVGIDLGVQNTARLIVEDNDESPFVFEREVVVSGLAEGNRDTKRLSGPTAFDWTPDGKMLIAKLDGIVRVSDDGELLEQPFIDISEQVNTGGQRGLLGLAVHPEFPENPYVYLAFSYDPPEEEPDLDKVGRVTRLIRVEADPNSNYTTAVPGSEVILLETPPVNNFHAAGAIHFGNDGSLFFSHGDGSQVSDSPTPEETELLQSIDYPFGKLFRLDPITGEGYPDNPFYDGDPTSIQSKVYNYGLRNPWRYTIHPDTGEPFIGDVGWTNWEEINKGRGVNFGWPLYEGGNSVNLRTTALADEPEFQELYASTSDVTAPIYARNHSDGARSITLGDFYTGTTYPEVYQGALFFSDFGNSAEVNALLFDDQGNVDSATPFTEEPAVTQISAGPDSNLYFSNLFSGEIGRWVLKDSFLPGKPDYTLPNQSNFSNSDEAGVFLWKDSFDGPYHLRTVGAGDPTQFEVNLIANDNLLDVTPVALETKDDLEINESSFSLTSRLGKWQDGVDFHLRLGAEAIFSVTQDGVANPQQVNVGQQGARLSPAGWIVSTDDLPDRPEFSSGNDLGLFWGKGASDNLLEFRWSGDGDVHDTKLSVLTADQTSSFSPVLLGPNDKITNFTNGIEIEGQVGTGHDGLNITTTQPTKIGVTYEQDGLFQPDLVNPLEDDLLGLPNSYQLPLATPYGRPEYNPAEDKGIFLWLDEQDFWHLRMTGGELGSRYVGSIVSDQAAIDVQTVQLEEADVVNTADPLRIDFEFQVSQSEEDGIDFRFQAGAALTLNLEEPGEQAAAQLHVGAEQWSVSELPLDLSGW is encoded by the coding sequence ATGGTCAGAGAGAGAAAACCAATGGTCAATCCTGGGATTATTTCCATAGATTTAGAAGCATTACGCATTAATGAGGCAGCACAAGAAGCTATTATCCCTATTATCCGAACCGAAGGTAGTGATGGAACAGTCCTAGTAGATTATTCAATCAATGATGGCACCGCTACAGGAGAGAATGACTTTGCAGCCACTTCTGAAACTCTAACCTTTGCGCCTGGAGAGACAAGTAAGGAAATAGTAGTTCCCATTCTGAATGATACAATCCCTGAAACAGATGAGACTTTTAATATTGCGATCGGAAATTCTGTAGGAGCAGAACTGGGAGGAATTAGAACTGCGATCATAACTATTGAAGATAATGATGAGACCGATCTAGATACCATTTCTTTCAGTCAAGGAGAATATAACTTCGGAGAAGAACAAGGTGAAGCGAGTATTTCGCTAACCCGAACTGGCGACACTAACCAGACAGTTTCAGTGGACTATACTACTGAAGATGATTACGCACGATCTGGGACTGATTACACAACTGTTTCGGGTACGCTGACCTTTGGCTCCGGTGAGACGAGCAAGACTTTTATCGTTCCACTTCTGGATGACAACCTACCAGAGTTAAATGAATCTCTGAACTTGACCCTGAGTAATCCAGTGGGAATCGATCTGGGTGTACAGAATACTGCTAGATTGATTGTCGAAGATAATGACGAATCTCCCTTCGTTTTCGAACGGGAGGTAGTTGTTTCCGGATTAGCAGAAGGAAATAGAGATACCAAAAGATTATCTGGACCAACTGCTTTTGATTGGACTCCAGATGGCAAAATGTTAATCGCCAAACTAGATGGCATTGTAAGGGTCTCCGACGATGGTGAACTGTTGGAACAGCCATTTATTGATATTTCGGAACAAGTGAATACCGGTGGTCAGCGGGGGCTGCTTGGTTTAGCCGTACATCCAGAATTTCCCGAAAATCCTTATGTTTACCTCGCTTTCTCTTACGATCCCCCTGAAGAAGAGCCAGATCTAGACAAGGTTGGACGTGTAACTCGGTTAATTCGCGTTGAAGCCGACCCCAATTCTAACTACACAACGGCTGTGCCTGGAAGTGAAGTTATCCTGCTAGAAACACCCCCGGTCAATAACTTCCATGCTGCTGGTGCCATTCACTTCGGCAATGATGGTTCGCTTTTTTTCAGCCATGGAGATGGTTCTCAGGTTAGTGATTCTCCTACTCCTGAAGAGACCGAATTACTTCAAAGTATTGATTATCCTTTTGGCAAACTGTTTCGCCTCGATCCAATTACTGGGGAAGGCTACCCAGACAATCCTTTTTACGACGGAGATCCCACTAGCATTCAATCTAAGGTATACAACTATGGTTTGCGCAATCCCTGGCGGTATACCATTCATCCAGATACTGGGGAACCCTTCATTGGCGATGTAGGCTGGACAAATTGGGAAGAAATTAATAAAGGTCGGGGAGTAAATTTCGGTTGGCCGCTGTATGAAGGAGGAAATAGTGTAAATCTAAGAACTACAGCTCTTGCTGACGAACCCGAATTTCAAGAGCTTTATGCTAGTACATCAGACGTGACGGCTCCAATCTATGCTCGTAACCATAGCGATGGTGCCAGATCGATTACTCTGGGTGATTTTTATACTGGCACAACCTATCCTGAAGTCTATCAAGGAGCATTATTCTTCAGTGATTTTGGTAATAGTGCTGAGGTTAATGCGTTGCTTTTCGATGATCAAGGGAATGTAGATTCAGCTACGCCTTTCACAGAGGAACCTGCTGTGACTCAAATCTCTGCGGGTCCAGATTCAAATCTTTATTTCTCGAACCTATTTTCGGGTGAAATTGGTCGCTGGGTCTTAAAGGATTCCTTCTTACCAGGTAAGCCAGATTATACTCTCCCTAACCAGTCTAACTTTAGCAACAGTGACGAAGCAGGAGTCTTTCTGTGGAAAGACTCGTTCGATGGTCCCTATCACCTGCGTACGGTTGGTGCTGGCGACCCAACCCAATTTGAAGTTAATTTAATTGCCAACGATAACCTTCTGGACGTGACTCCAGTTGCACTGGAAACTAAAGATGACTTGGAGATAAACGAATCCAGCTTTTCTTTAACTTCCAGGCTCGGTAAGTGGCAGGATGGAGTTGATTTTCACCTTCGTCTCGGTGCAGAAGCAATCTTTTCGGTCACTCAAGATGGGGTTGCTAATCCCCAACAAGTCAACGTTGGTCAGCAAGGAGCTAGACTATCCCCCGCTGGTTGGATTGTTTCCACAGACGATCTTCCAGATCGACCAGAATTCAGTTCGGGGAATGACTTAGGATTATTCTGGGGAAAAGGTGCGAGTGACAACCTGTTAGAGTTTCGTTGGAGTGGTGATGGAGATGTCCATGATACAAAGCTTTCAGTTCTGACGGCAGATCAAACTTCTAGCTTCTCACCCGTCTTACTGGGACCAAATGATAAAATCACCAACTTTACTAATGGAATTGAAATTGAGGGGCAAGTCGGTACAGGACATGATGGTCTGAACATTACTACAACACAACCAACCAAAATTGGAGTGACTTATGAGCAAGACGGTTTATTCCAACCCGATCTAGTTAATCCTTTGGAGGACGATCTGTTAGGATTACCAAACAGCTATCAACTTCCCTTAGCAACCCCTTACGGTCGACCAGAATACAACCCAGCGGAAGACAAAGGAATATTTTTGTGGTTGGATGAGCAGGACTTCTGGCATTTGCGAATGACAGGAGGTGAGTTAGGAAGTCGCTATGTGGGCTCAATTGTTTCGGATCAAGCGGCTATAGATGTGCAGACAGTTCAGCTAGAGGAGGCAGATGTGGTCAACACGGCTGACCCATTGAGGATTGATTTTGAGTTCCAAGTCTCGCAGTCAGAGGAGGATGGCATAGACTTTCGTTTTCAGGCTGGAGCTGCTTTGACATTAAATTTAGAAGAGCCTGGTGAACAAGCCGCTGCTCAATTACACGTAGGAGCAGAGCAATGGTCTGTTAGTGAACTCCCTCTTGACCTTAGTGGCTGGTAG
- a CDS encoding succinate dehydrogenase cytochrome b subunit: MTISSDRPKLISFYTSPIGKKIISGVTGLGLSLFVLVHMIDNLTLFAGSTAYNQLAHSINSWGILLYAVELTLLILVMFHAAIGISIKLNTMQARPINYSQIKSVGEPSKQSISSRTMIFTGLVLLGFLVWHLATFKFGIYYSTVINGVEMRDLSKLVIEKFQHPIYAFGYAGVMIMLGFHLRHGIWSAWQSIGLLNSKISPLVYAIALILGILIAVGFIVLPLAIYFGLIN; encoded by the coding sequence ATGACGATAAGTAGCGATCGCCCGAAACTAATTAGCTTTTATACCTCTCCTATCGGTAAAAAAATAATTTCAGGTGTTACAGGATTGGGCTTATCTTTATTTGTCTTAGTCCACATGATTGATAACTTGACCTTATTTGCTGGTTCCACAGCATACAATCAGCTAGCGCATTCTATTAATAGTTGGGGCATTTTACTCTATGCGGTGGAGTTGACTCTATTAATATTGGTTATGTTTCATGCGGCGATCGGCATCTCGATTAAACTTAATACTATGCAAGCTAGACCGATCAACTACAGTCAAATCAAAAGTGTTGGGGAACCTAGCAAGCAATCGATTAGTTCCCGCACGATGATTTTTACAGGATTGGTATTGCTAGGGTTTTTAGTCTGGCATCTGGCAACTTTTAAATTTGGCATATATTATTCCACCGTAATTAATGGGGTAGAGATGCGAGATCTATCCAAATTAGTTATCGAAAAATTTCAGCATCCAATCTATGCTTTTGGTTATGCAGGAGTAATGATTATGCTGGGGTTTCATCTGCGTCACGGTATCTGGAGTGCCTGGCAATCAATTGGACTACTTAATTCTAAAATTAGTCCCTTAGTATATGCGATCGCTCTTATCTTAGGCATTTTGATTGCAGTTGGTTTTATTGTTCTTCCCCTAGCTATCTACTTCGGCTTGATTAATTGA
- the hisD gene encoding histidinol dehydrogenase, with protein sequence MLRIIDRQTEAQIELKRIGDRNNGDDILPMEAMVRKIVTNVKQNGDRALLEYTEKFDRQVFTAEQLLVSGSELDAAYQQISKDLLRAIQAACHKIEAFHRQRVPKSWVQFEEDDVVLGKRYTPVDRAGLYIPGGRAAYPSTVLMNAIPAKVADVPRIVMVTPPDQDGKINPAVLVAAQEAGIEEIYRVGGAQAIGSLAYGTETIPKVDVITGPGNIYVTLAKKIVYGTVGIDSLAGPSEVLIIADEQANPIYVAADLLAQAEHDPMAAAILLTTDANLAQQVQQEVSRQLANHPRKTLTEKAIAHYGLIVVVDSLEDAAELSNLFAPEHLELEIADPWDLIAQIRHAGAIFIGNSTPEATGDYLAGPNHTLPTSGAARYASALGVETFMKHSSLIQYSATALKKMSSTIQILAQAEGLPSHADSVKFRTE encoded by the coding sequence ATGCTGCGAATAATTGATCGGCAAACTGAGGCACAAATTGAATTAAAGCGGATCGGCGATCGCAATAATGGTGATGATATTCTACCCATGGAAGCCATGGTCAGAAAAATTGTCACTAATGTCAAGCAAAATGGCGATCGCGCTTTACTGGAATATACAGAAAAATTTGATCGGCAAGTATTTACCGCCGAGCAATTGCTAGTTAGCGGTTCAGAACTGGATGCTGCTTATCAGCAGATATCGAAAGACCTACTGCGTGCTATCCAAGCAGCCTGCCACAAAATAGAAGCCTTTCATCGTCAGCGAGTTCCCAAGTCTTGGGTTCAGTTTGAAGAAGATGATGTCGTCTTGGGTAAACGTTACACTCCTGTGGATCGAGCAGGTTTGTATATTCCTGGGGGGCGAGCTGCTTATCCCAGTACCGTATTGATGAATGCTATCCCCGCCAAAGTAGCCGATGTACCACGAATCGTGATGGTTACTCCCCCTGATCAAGATGGCAAAATTAATCCGGCAGTGTTAGTAGCAGCACAAGAAGCTGGTATTGAAGAGATTTATCGAGTTGGAGGAGCCCAAGCCATAGGATCACTGGCTTATGGTACCGAAACTATTCCTAAAGTGGATGTAATTACAGGCCCTGGTAATATTTACGTCACCTTAGCCAAAAAGATAGTTTACGGTACAGTGGGTATTGATTCCCTAGCTGGTCCTTCAGAAGTATTAATCATTGCTGACGAACAAGCTAATCCCATTTACGTTGCCGCAGATTTACTGGCACAGGCAGAGCACGATCCAATGGCGGCAGCGATCCTGTTAACTACTGATGCCAATTTAGCACAGCAGGTCCAGCAGGAAGTTAGCAGACAGCTGGCAAACCATCCCCGTAAAACTCTTACAGAAAAAGCGATCGCTCACTACGGTTTGATTGTGGTGGTAGATTCGTTGGAGGATGCAGCAGAACTTTCCAATTTATTTGCACCAGAACATCTAGAGTTAGAAATAGCAGACCCTTGGGATTTAATTGCACAAATTCGTCACGCTGGGGCTATTTTTATTGGTAATTCTACACCAGAGGCTACAGGAGACTATCTAGCAGGACCTAATCATACTTTACCGACGTCAGGAGCTGCTCGCTATGCTTCTGCATTAGGAGTAGAAACCTTTATGAAACACTCAAGCCTAATTCAGTACTCGGCAACAGCCCTGAAAAAGATGTCTAGCACTATTCAAATTTTGGCTCAAGCTGAAGGTTTACCTTCTCACGCTGATTCTGTGAAATTTAGAACCGAATAG